The DNA region CCCGCTGCTCAGTGCGCTGCTTTGACGGCGACAGCGGTCTGATTGGTGATGCGGTCGATCCAGGCGAGCACGAGAGCGGAGAGCACGAAGGTGATATGGATGACCACCTGCCAGAGAAGCGTGGATTCCTTCATATCATTAGCGTTGATGAAGGTTTTTAAGAGGTGGATCGACGAGATGCCAATGAGCGCCATCGCGAGTTTCACTTTGAGAATGCCGGCGTTCACGTGCGAGAGCCACTCGGGCTGGTCGGGGTGGCCGTCGAGATTGAGGCGCGAGACGAAGGTTTCGTAGCCGCCGACGATCACCATGATGAGGAGGTTCGCGATCATCACGACGTCGATGAGGCCGAGGACCGTGAGCATCACTATGGTCTCGGTGTCTTTGACGGTCGTGATCACCGAAGCCGGTGCGGGGTGGCCGAGCATCGCGAATCCGATGAGGTGCCACAGCTCGACGCAGAAGCGGTAAACGTAAACCGCTTGGGCGAGGATCAGGCCGAAATAAAGCGGCGCCTGCAGCCAGCGGCTGAGGAAGATGAGGTTGGAGAGCGAGCGCTGCGATTTGAGCGTGGGCGAAGACGTTTTCATAAAGTCGCGCGGAGAAAAACGCAGCGGTCGCTGATGCGGCAACTGCGTTCTGGGGCGGAGGCGTTCCAGTTTGGGGCGGAGTTCCAGCGACGAAAAAGCCGCGTCGGTTTTGGACGCGGCTTTGAGGAGATTTCAGCAGGAGCTTAAACTCACATCGTCGCGAGGAGCTTGCGGAGCGTTTCGTCGACGGCCTTGGGGTTGGCTTTGCCTTTGGCGGCTTTCATGATCGGACCCTTGAAGGCGTTGATCGCGCTGTCCTTGCCGGACTTGAATTCGGCGAGCGCCTTCGGGTTGGCGACGATGGAGTCGCGGCACCATTGCTCCAGTTCGCCGGCGTCGGTTGGCGCGGCTTTGAGGCCTTTGCGTTCGGCGATGCCGTCGGGCTGGTCGCCGGTGGCGAACATCTCGACGAAGATTTCGCGGGCGGCAGAGGTGAGCACGGTGCCTGCATCAACGAGCTTCACCAGCGCGGCGATGTGCGCGGGTTTCACCTTCGAATCGGCGAGCGAGAGTTTGGAGGCGCCGAGTTCTCGGAGGAGGTCATTCACGATCCAGTTGCCCACAGCTTGGGCTTTGCCGGGGCCGGCGAGTTTGGCGGCTTCTTCAAAATAGGCGCTGAGGTCGCGGTCTGGAACGAGTACGGATGTAATCGTGAAAGGAACGCTGAGCTGCTCCTGGAAGCGACGTTGTTTGTCGAAGGGCAGCTCGGGAATTCCGGATTGAATCCGAGACTTCCACTCGGCGTCGACTTTCACGGGCATGAGGTCGGGGTCTGGGAAATAGCGGTAGTCGTGCGCCATTTCTTTCGTGCGCAGGGATTGGGAAGCGCCGGTCTGGCCGTCGTAGTCGCGTGTTTCCTGAATGAGCGTGCCGCCGCTTTCGAGGACGGCGATCTGGCGTTTGATCTCGTGCTCGATGCCGTCGCGGACGAACGAAATGGAGTTCAGGTTTTTCAGCTCAACCTTGGTGCCGAGTTTCTTTTCGCCGATGGGACGGATGGAGATGTTGGCGTCGCAACGCATCTGGCCCTTTTCCATGTCGCAGTCGGAGATGCCGCCGTAAACAAGCGTGTTGCGGAGCGAGGTGAGGAACGCGTAGGCCTCGTCGGCTGAGTGCATCGCGGGCTCGGATACAAGCTCCATGAGCGGCGTGCCCGCGCGGTTGTAGTCGACGAGCGAATCGATCGCGCCGTGGTTCAGTTTGCCGACGTCTTCTTCGAGATGGATGCGCGTGACCGGGATCTTCTTGTGCTCGCCCATCACGTTGCGCGACGGGCCGGGGAGTTCGATCTCAACGTGTCCGCCGATGCAGATCGGCTGGTCGTACTGCGTGATCTGGTAGTTCTTCGGCGAGTCGGGGTAGAAATAGTTTTTGCGGTCCCATTTGCAGACGGCGGGGATCTCGCAGCCGATCATGAGGCCGGCTTTGATGATGGCGTCGAGCGCGGCCTTATTGAGGACGGGCAGCACGCCGGGCAGCGCGAGGACGACGGGGTCGGTCAGCGTGTTTTCGTCGTGGCCATAACCGGCGGCAACGCGGGTGAACATCTTCGACCGGGTCTTGATCTGGACGTGGACTTCAAGACCGATGACGGCTTCGTATTTCATGAGCGGGAGTTAATGTGGAACTCAGGAAAGCTGGAACGGAAGGCACAGGACTTCTTGGCTTTTCCCAGAGTTCCTGAGTTCCAGATTAAAGGTTGGGATGACGCGTGGCCCAGTCGTGGGCGCGGTCGTAGGTGTGGGCGATG from Nibricoccus aquaticus includes:
- a CDS encoding TIGR00645 family protein → MKTSSPTLKSQRSLSNLIFLSRWLQAPLYFGLILAQAVYVYRFCVELWHLIGFAMLGHPAPASVITTVKDTETIVMLTVLGLIDVVMIANLLIMVIVGGYETFVSRLNLDGHPDQPEWLSHVNAGILKVKLAMALIGISSIHLLKTFINANDMKESTLLWQVVIHITFVLSALVLAWIDRITNQTAVAVKAAH
- the gatB gene encoding Asp-tRNA(Asn)/Glu-tRNA(Gln) amidotransferase subunit GatB — its product is MKYEAVIGLEVHVQIKTRSKMFTRVAAGYGHDENTLTDPVVLALPGVLPVLNKAALDAIIKAGLMIGCEIPAVCKWDRKNYFYPDSPKNYQITQYDQPICIGGHVEIELPGPSRNVMGEHKKIPVTRIHLEEDVGKLNHGAIDSLVDYNRAGTPLMELVSEPAMHSADEAYAFLTSLRNTLVYGGISDCDMEKGQMRCDANISIRPIGEKKLGTKVELKNLNSISFVRDGIEHEIKRQIAVLESGGTLIQETRDYDGQTGASQSLRTKEMAHDYRYFPDPDLMPVKVDAEWKSRIQSGIPELPFDKQRRFQEQLSVPFTITSVLVPDRDLSAYFEEAAKLAGPGKAQAVGNWIVNDLLRELGASKLSLADSKVKPAHIAALVKLVDAGTVLTSAAREIFVEMFATGDQPDGIAERKGLKAAPTDAGELEQWCRDSIVANPKALAEFKSGKDSAINAFKGPIMKAAKGKANPKAVDETLRKLLATM